The Thalassomonas actiniarum genome contains the following window.
GTCCTGGGTTTGTTCAACCGACGCGCTTCCCGAAAGGAAACCCGTCATATCTTCGTTTTTAGAAACTTCGGCGGCAAATACCAGCATGGTTAGCCAGTTCTCTACCGCATTAGCTTCAACAGCATATTCAAACGCAGCTTTAGCATAGGGACGAGCGACAGTTGTCAATTCAGACATAGCTCTATACCCTCTATAGTTCAGCTACAAGTTTATCTAAAATGTCGCTGTGAGCAGCGGCATCAATTGAACGCTCGAGAATTTTCTCGGCACCGGCTACGGCAAGAACAGCGACTTGTTGACGCAATTCTTCTTTAGCCTGGTTACGCTCAGTTTCAATCTCGGCATGACCGGCAGCGAGAATTTTCGCTTTTTCGGCCTGTGCTTTAACCGTCGCTTCTTCAACAATTTGAGTTTCGCGTTTCTTAGCAGCTTCGATAATACCAGCAGCTTGAGATTTTGCGTCTTTCAGTTGAGCCGTGGCTTTTTCCTGAGCAAGCTCAAGATCTTTAGCAGCACGGTCGGAAGCGGCAAGGCCATCAGCAATAGTTTTCTGACGATCTTCGATGGCAGTCATAATCGGCGGCCATACGAACTTCATACAGAAAATTACGAATACGACAAATGCGATTAATTCACCGATAAGGGTCATATTAATGTTCATTTGTGTACCTCCTATTGATTATTCGTGTATTAAAAAAGACTTATTAATTAAGAAAGCACGAATAACATGTAAAGGCCGATAGCAACACCGATCATCGCGATAGCATCGATAAGACCCGCTACGATGAACATTTTAACTTGAAGTTGTGGTGCTAATTCAGGTTGACGAGCAGCAGACTCAAGGAACTTACCACCTAGTAAACCAAAACCAATCGCAGTACCTAAAGCACCAAGACCGATTAGTAACGCAACAGCGATATATAACATATTTATCTCCGATTATTTAAAGTTAAAGTTAAAAATTAAAAAAGTATTACGGGCTTGCTGACAAGATGTCAGCAAGCTCGATAATTTAGTGATCTTCGTGAGCCAAGCTTAAGTAAACGATAGTCAGCATCATGAAGATAAACGCCTGTAATGGGATAACCAACAAGTGGAAAGCAGCCCATAAGAAGTGCACTGGCAACTGGAACAAGCCAATTGTCGCAATCAGCAAGAAGATCAGCTCACCGGCATATAAGTTACCGAACAAACGTAACGCTAACGACAGCGGACGAGCCAACATGGTGACACTTTCAAGAATGAAGTTCACCGGGTATAACGACCAGTGGCCAAAAGGCTGGGTTGTTAATTCTTTGATGAAACCGCCAAGGCCTTTAACCTTGACCGAGTAGTAAATAACCAAAATGAACACACCAAGCGCCAGGGCGAAGGTCATGTTAGGATCGGTAGTCGGTACCGGCTTCATGTAGATGTCGGCCAGATCCATACCGGTCGCAAAACTGATAAGAGCAGGCAGTAAATCTACCGGCACCCAGTCCATGGCGTTCATCAGCATCACCCAGACGAAAATCGTTAATGCTAACGGCGCAATTAACGGGTTTTTACCGTGGAAAGTACTTTTCACACTGTCATCAACAAAACCAACGATCAGTTCAACCGCACATTGCAGTTTACCCGGTACGCCGGTGGTTGCTTTTTTAGCAACGGAGCGGAAAATGAAAAGAAAAAGCAGACCAAGAAACACCGACCAGCCCAACGTATCTAAGTGAACGGCCCAGAAGCCTTCACCAACCGTTAAATTGGCTAAATGGTGTTTAATATATTCTTGGCTGGTTAATTCAGCACCTGCAGACATATTATTATTCCCAATGATTAAAGTTTAAAAGTTAAATTTTCAAAAAAACCGGTGCCAGTAACGGCATCACCATTACCAGGCAAAATGTTCCAAAAAACGGTATTGGCAAAATGATCATAAATTTAAATGCCAGGGCGAATAACAACGCCGTCAATACCAGTTTTAACTTCACGCCGCTGTAAAATGATTCAACAACCAGTTTAGAGACGCTGGCTCCGGAGAACCTAAAGGCTTTCCAGGCGAATATAAAATTAGGGATTATCCCGATGGCACCGCCGGTTAAAGCGGATATCGCATAGGATAACCCCCAACAAAAATATGCTACTAACGCACAAGTTACGACCAGGAAAATGGAGATGCCTATTTGCTGATATGCCAGCCTACGTCCCGGTTTTACCAGATCATTTCTACCGGATGTGGTCACCGACAACTCCATACGAAAATATTCGTAAATCTCATGCTAAATTAAAGTAAAAATCACAACTTTAAAAAGTCAGCGCAAGTATACTGATTTAAGCTTTGATTGCAACTTAATCGGGCACAGCGGCCCGGATATTTTCGAATAAATGTTGGTCTACTGGTAATATTTACAAATAAGTCACAACAGAAGGGAAATTAAGAGAATTTTGCCACTATGCCGTCAAGTTCTTCAAGGTTGGTATAGGAGATGACCAGCTTGCCTTTGCCCTTGCGGTTATGGCTGATGGAAACCTGGGAGCCCAGCTTCTCAGAAAGGTTAGTTTCCAACGCTAAGGTATCGGGATCTTTGACTTTTTCTTCTTTTGGCTTTTCAGGTTCCTGAACCTTTTTCACTAACGCCTCGGTTTCCCGTACCGTCAGTTCTTTGGCAACCACAGTGCGCGCGGTGGTGGTTTGCAGGTCGTTTTCCAACGCCAACAGGGCGCGGGCATGGCCCATTTCGATATCGCCATGCTCAAGCAGGGTTTTGACTTCATCGTTGAGGTTATTCAAACGTAACAGGTTTGATACTGTGGTGCGGGATTTACCGACCGCGTCCGCCACTTCCTGGTGGGTCAGTTCAAATTCAGTCAATAGCCGCTCCAAGGCTATCGCCTCTTCCATGGCATTAAGATCTTCACGTTGGATATTTTCAATCAGGGCAATAGCGACGGCGGCTTCGTCCGGTACTTCTTTGACCAGGCAAGGCATCATATCGATACCGGCCAGCAGGGCAGCACGCCAGCGGCGTTCACCGGCGATGATTTCATATTGCGCTTCACCGCTGCCGGCTTCTTCGCTAAGGGCGCGCACCACGATCGGCTGAATAATGCCTTGTGAGCGGATAGAATTGGCCAGCTCTTCCAGGGCTTCCGGCGACATGTCTTTACGCGGCTGGTATTTGCCCGGCTGCAACTGCTCGATCGGCAGTTTTTGCAATTCGCTTTTTTCCAGGACCGTTTCCACCACCGGCTGCTCTGCCGGTTTAGGGGCTTCGTTGGTCAGTAATGCGTCAAGGCCGCGGCCTAAGCCTCTACGTTTTGATGGGCTCATATTGTTCCTAGAAATTAATTGGTTGCGTTAGCTACTTTTTTCGGGCTGGGCTCTTCACGGCGTAAAATCTCACCTGCCAGGGCTAAATAAGCCTTGGCGCCGGTTGATGATTTATCATAATACATCGCCGGGGCGCCGAAACTCGGCGCTTCTGCCAAACGGACATTTCTGGGGATCACAGTGCGGTAGACTTTATCACCAAAATGACGTTTGAGCTGTTCGGAAACATCATTGGCCAGCCGGTTACGGGGATCATACATGGTACGCAATATGCCTTCAATATGCAGATCGGCATTGATCACTGCCGCCAGCTTGCTGATGGTGTCCATCAGGGCGGTTAACCCTTCGAGGGCATAATACTCACATTGCATCGGCACCAACACGGAATCGGCGGCGGCCATGGCATTGACCGTCAACATATTCAGGGAAGGCGGGCAATCGATAATAATATAATCATATTCATCTTTGACCGGCGCCAGGGCATTGCGTAATCTCAGCTCCCGGGCGAACACTTCCATCAGTTTGATTTCGGCGGCGGTGACATCGGCATTGGCCGCCAATAAGTCATAAACCCCGGAAGTATCTTTTACCACTACCTCGGCAAAAGGTTTTTCTTCCACCAGGAGTTCGTAACAGCTGGCATGCACTTCGTATTTGTCGATGCCGCTGCCCATAGTGGCGTTGCCCTGAGGATCCAGGTCGATCAACAATACCTTACGTTTCGTCGCTGCCAGCGATGCAGCCAAGTTGACTGAAGTGGTGGTTTTACCCACACCACCTTTTTGGTTAGCTACTGCGATTATTTTTCCCACAAGATCCTCTAGCGCTTTAGTTATTTATTGGTTTTATGAATAAAAGAATAAAGCTTTATGATATTTTCTTTAATTCTATTAAATGACGCTCACCCACTAAATGCGGCACCTCGATTTCCGAGCCGGTCACCAGTTTGATATTGTCAGGCAAAGCAGCAATTTCTTCTAGCGGATATTGCCCTTTTAAGGCAAAAAATCGTCCGGTATCAACCGCAATTAAATGCTGACACCAGCTAACCATATCATTTAATGAGGAAAATGCGCGACTTAAAACGCCATCAAAAGGAATTTCCGGGTGATATTCTTCAACCCGGCTCAATACCGGCTTGACGTTGGTTAATTTTAACTGAAAAACCACCTGGCGCAAAAAGGTAATTCTTTTGCCTAAGCTGTCTAACAGCACAAAACTGTATTCGGGGTAGAGGATCGCCAGCGGGATCCCGGGTAAACCCGGTCCGGTGCCGACATCGATAAAAGATTTACCGTGCAGCTGCGGCCCCACCATCAGGCTGTCGAGAATATGCTTCACCAGCATTTCTTCGGGATCCCGTACTGAGGTCAGGTTATAGGCTTTGTTCCATTTAACCAACAAGTCGACATATTGGATCAATAGGTCGACTTGCTGCTCAGATATTTCCAGAGGTGTTTCACTTATCAGTGAGACCAGTTTTGCTTTTAATGTCATTAGTGTTATCAGAGTTAGGCGCTTTTACGTAATAAGCCGTGTTTTTTCAGATAAACCAATAATAACGAAATTGCCGCCGGAGTAATACCAGAAATACGCGAAGCCTTACCAATAGTTTCCGGACGGGCGTCGGATAACTTGGCAACCACCTCATTGGAGAGGCCGGAAATCTGGCTGTAATCGAAGTCGGCAGGGATCGCCGTGTCTTCGTGGCGTTTCTTTTTCGCGATTTCATCAATTTGACGTTCGATATAACCGGCATACTTGGTTTGAATTTCCAGTTGCTCGGCAGCCTGATCATCTTTAATGGCCGGACCAAAGGCTTCAATCTTCATGAGATCGTCGTAACGTACTTCAGGACGGCGTAACAGATCTTCCAGGTTGGTATCCCGGCTGACCGGATTTTTCAACAAAGGATTGAGATCTTCAACAGCGCTATGATCCTTTTGCACCCAGATAGATTTTAACCGTTGACGCTCTAATTCAATCTGTTCCATTTTTTCATTAAAACGCTGCCAGCGGGCATCACAGACCAGGCCGACCTTGCGGCCTTGCTCCGTTAAACGGATATCGGCATTGTCTTCACGTAACAATAAGCGGTATTCCGCGCGAGACGTAAACATACGGTAAGGTTCTTTGGTTCCCAGGGTAGAAAGATCGTCGATCAATACTCCCATATAAGCCTGATCACGCCCAAGAATGAAAGGATCCAGTTCTTTCACACGGCAGGCAGCATTAGTTGCCGCCAGCAAGCCCTGGGCACCGGCTTCTTCATAACCTGTGGTACCGTTGATTTGACCGGCAAAATACAGGTTATGGATAAATTTGCTTTCCAGGGTCTGTTTCAGATCCCGTGGATCAAAGTAATCGTATTCGATCGCGTAACCCGGACGGGTAATATGGGCATTCTCAAAACCTTTGATCGAGCGTACCAGGTTCATTTGTACGTCAAACGGCAAGCTGGTTGAAATACCGTTCGGGTAGATTTCGTGTGTGGTTAATCCTTCCGGCTCAACAAAGATCTGATGTGAGTCTTTATCGGCAAAGCGGGTGATCTTATCTTCAATAGAAGGACAATATCTTGGCCCAACCCCTTCAATCACCCCGGTATACATGGGCGAACGATCCATGCCCTGGCGAATAAAGTCATGGGTTTTTTCATTGGTATGGGTGATATAACAAGAGATCTGCTCTGGATGATCCTCATGCGATCCCATAAATGAAAATACCGGTCTGGGGGTATCACCCGGCTGCTCTTCCATGACAGAAAAGTCCAGGGTGCGGGCATCCAGTCTTGGCGGGGTACCGGTTTTCAGGCGATCCATTCTAAACGGCATATCACGCAGGCTGGAGGCTAAATTAACGCTGGCAGGATCACCGGCGCGACCGCCCTGGTAATTATTTAAACCAATGTGAATTTGTCCGGCCAGGAAGGTGCCCACGGTTAACACCACGGTTTTGCCTTTAAATTTCAGGCCCATTTGTGTGGAAACACCGATCACTTGATCGTTTTCCAGGATCAGATCGTCACAGGGCTGTTGGAAAATAGTCAGATTTTCCTGATTTTCCAGGGTTTGTCTGACAAAAGCGCGATAGAGGGCGCGATCTGCCTGAGCCCTTGTGGCACGTACTGCCGGGCCTTTACTGGCATTTAAAGTTCTGAACTGTATCGCAGAGTGATCGATCGCTGTTGCCATCAGGCCGCCTAACGCATCGATCTCTTTCACCAAATGACCCTTGCCGATCCCGCCGATCGCAGGGTTACAGGACATTTGTCCCAAGGTGTCAATATTGTGAGTTAATAACAAGGTTTTACAACCCATACGCGCTGCAGCCAGTGATGCTTCTGTACCCGCATGACCGCCACCAACAACGATTACGTCATAAGACTCTTGATACCACATAAATTTACAACCTTAGGTCAGTGAAAAAATTAAGGCGCGTATTTTACCGTTTTTTCACCAGAAGTGAAACGATCAAACGAGGAAAAAGATCTCATCTCGATCGTTTATTAATAAAGAAGATCTATATAAAGATCTTATTATTATTTAATATTAGGATCCTCCTTTTCTGTGTATAAGTGATATTTTCTCAATAAGATCATATTGGTAACGGAGATCGGATCCTGTGATCAACTTTGGATCAAAGCCCGTATAAACTATGATCAAAAGGCTTGTTTATCCACAGGGGATCAAATTTTTTTTTATGCTCACTGAATAATAATAGAAAATTAATATCTTTTCCTCAAAGTTATTCACAATACCTTGTTTTCATCTTTGGTTTTGTGAATAACTTTTGGATAAGCCTTTTATAAAAGATCTGAATTTTCCTCGATCCACTGCTGAGCAAGATCTTCCGGATCTATATCCTGGCTCATATCTAAGGTTTTAACGGTTTTCATACAAGTGCAACCCTTTGATATAAGTAGTTTTTCAATGTTCTTTGCCGCCTGGCAGAAAGTATCATAACTGCTGTCGCCGACGCCGATCGTTAGAAACTTGATCGTGGATAGATCTTCGCTAGTGGATCTTAGATCTGAGGCGAATTGATCTATGTTATCCGGATAGTCGCCGGCGCCATGAGTTGACGTGCAAATGAGCCAGATTTGATTTTCTTTTGTTATTTGGGAAAAATCCGGCTGTAAATGCAGCTGAGTTTGATGGCCGAGCGCCTGTAAACTTTGCTCGCATGCTTCGGCGACATATTCGGTTCCCCCCAACATGCTACCCACGATAATTTGAAATGAAGACATATAACCTCGAATAATTGGCTGTTTAAATCTAAAAACTTGAGGCTAATCTTACTAGGTTTTGCTTGTTGAACTGAGCTTATTTACAGGAATTTTTGCTCGTTTTTATTTAGATCAAAGTTCGAAGAGAGTGAAATATGCAGGTTTACAGAGCATTTATTTTTTGCGTATGCTGTAGGGTTCATAGGGCAAGAGTGAACTTATTAATTCAACGGGAATTTTAGTAGTAACCTGCCACTGGGGAAATCCTTTGCCTGGCGGCCAAAAATCTCTTTCTTTAAATTCCTGCTCTGTTATTTTTTGCCATTCAAATACGCTGCCACCAGGAAAGCTAGTACTTAACCTGCTTTCGAACTCTTCTAATTTTGGCAAACGCATCAACCGATAAATTTTGGCGCCCGTGATCAACATTTTTGGTTTAAGCCCCAGATCCCGTTCAATTTGCAGTGGCGTTAAACCGTCAATAAACTTTTCCTGGGTGACATAACCAAGATTGTTTGTTATTGCACTTAATGGGGCTACAACTTTGATAAGCCTGTTTTTACCCGTCAACTTCCAGGTTTTCATTGAGTTATATTTTACATTTTCATAAAAACTTACTGTTAAAGCCATTTGTGGTTTTCCTGTCACCGATATAAATCCACGAGCTATCTTTCTGCTAGTTGAATATAGACATATGGTGGTTGAATGCCACTTTATTACTTGGTTAATCACATCAGGGATGTGATTTTTACTGTAGCGCTTCAGAGAAATATTCACTAATGCGGGGACCAGGCTAACATGCCGTGCTTATTTGTGATGTTTTGCTGTTAAAGGCAGGTAAATATAACAGTAAAAATATTTGCCACACCTTAATTAAGGTGTTGGTGTGGCCGGATGCCTGCCGGCTTCTTTATTGAAAATACCTTGATAGTGTTCAGAGAAAAGTAACTAATAGCAGGCGAGTGATTTATTCCTGTTGGGCCTTCCAGCGGCTAAGGCGTCGGCTTAAGGTTGATTGAGTTATAGAAATATCTTTATAGACTTCTAACCAGATCACCACCTCTTGCTGACTTGCACCATGTTGGCTGACTAACTCTAGAATATCGTTTTTAAAATCATCCAGCGGATGTTTTTTTAGTTCAGCGCGTACCGCCGCCAGCTCTTGCTTCAAGTCAGTCATTTAGTATAAATCTCTATTCTTTAATCTTGATTATATGAGTAAAAAACAGATTTTATCTTAATGCAAGTTTCAATGCATAAGTTATTCTGAAGTTAATTCATTTTTTATGATAAATGTTATGATTTTAATTATGCATATCTTTATGCATTAAATTATGATTTTTTTGATGAGGATTGTTAGTCATTATGACTATGACAGCTGCATTACCGGGCTGCTGAAACTAGGGGTAGCCGCCTGATACATCGGCTACCTGAGTTAATATAACTGATAGGACTGTTTAAGCAAGTGATTATTTGCCGATACAAAAAGAAGAAAATATTCTGCCAAGCAGATCATCACTGGTAAACTCTCCGGTGATTTGATCTAATTCCTGCTGACACAGACGTAATTCTTCAGCGAGGATCTCGCCGGCAACATAAGATTCCAGTTGATCCAAGCCGGTGATCAAATGTTGATGGGCATTTTCCAGTGCCGTTATATGGCGTCTTCTGGCAATAAAGCCACCTTCGGTATTGCCCTGGTAGCCCATGATGTCTTTCAGGTGCTGTTTAAGCTCACCGATGCCCTGACCGGTTTTTGCCGACAGGGTTACGATCTGGTGATCATTAATGTCTGTGTATCCGGTTTGTGCTTCGCTGATATCGGCCTTGTTACGGATAATGGTTAAGCCGATATTTTCCGGTAGTTTTTCAAAAAACTCCGGCCACAGCACTTTAGGATCCAAAGAATGTTCATGGCTGGAGTCCACCATAAGCAATACCCGATCTGCCTGGCTGATTTCCTGCCAGGCCCTTTCTATGCCTATTTGCTCAACCCGGTCCGAGCTTTCCCTTAAGCCTGCGGTATCTATGATATGCAGCGGCATACCATCGATATGTATCTGTTCCGACAGTACATCCCGTGTGGTGCCTTCGATATCGGTCACTATCGCGCTTTCCTTGCCGCTCAGGGCATTGAGCAGGCTGGATTTACCGGCATTGGGGCGTCCGGCAATGACCACCCGCATACCTTCGCGGATCAAGCTGCCTTGTTGGGCCTGCTGACGTACATTGGTAACTTCGTCGATGATATCTTTGAGATCGTTAACGATCTTTTCATCGGCAAGGAAGTTGATTTCTTCTTCCGGGAAGTCGATGGCGGCTTCGACATACATGCGCAGATGAATGACGTTTTCCACCATCTGGTGAATGAGCTTGGAAAAGTCTCCCTGCAATGAATTTATTGCACAACGGGCGGCCTGCTCTGAGCTGGAGTTGATTAAATCGGCAATGGCCTCTGCCTGGGTTAGATCTAACTTGTCGTTTAAGAAGGCTTGTTCACTGAATTCTCCCGGCTTGGCGATCCTGATCTTACCCTGGGCGAGAATTTCCTTGAGCAGCATATCCAGGATCACCGGACCACCATGGCCGTGCAGTTCAAGTACGTCTTCACCGGTAAAGGAGTTCGGGCCTTTAAAGTAAAGGGCAATACCCTGATCCAGGGCCTGTTTATTAGCATCCAGAAACGGCAGGTATTCGGCTTTACGCACTTCGGGTACCTTACCTAAAATCGCCATAGCGACATTTTTCGCTTCTGGGCCTGAAACCCGAATGATACCCACGCCTCCCCGGCCGGGCGCCGTTGCTTGTGCGGCTATGGTTTCCTGATAATTAGTGGTGATATTTTGCGTGGTCATATATGGGTTTCCTGAGAGCTAGTGGCAAGGCTTTGCGTGATCATATATGGGTTCCCTGATAACTGGTGGAGAGGCTTTGCGTGGTCATATAAGGTTCCAAGATAAATAATGCTTAAATCGCCGCTATTATAAACGCTTAACCTGTGGCTGGGTATTTATACTGCGAAAATTATAACCGGATGGCTGATAAATTTGATTTTAGGGGTAAATCAACTGCAGGCAGGTTTGTTTCCAATGTATATCCAAGATTACAGGCTGGGCTCCAGTTAATACCGGGCGGGTTACTGACATAGCTGAAACTATTATGGCCATTAACTCGCCCGGCTTTTGCTCCGTTTAAGCCTTAGTCAATTTTACCTCGTTAACATTACTTCCTACGGCTAATCACTCTCCAGGATTCTTGCATCTCGTCTATTTTCTTCCGGTAGCCGATAACCTGATATTTGAGCCAAAAACACAGGTGCCTGATACCTTCACTGGTGTGTTCCGTGATACATTCTGGCTCGCGGGTAATCGCTGCGAATGCATCGAACAGGAAGGCGCATTCTTCACTGAATTTGCTAAAGTCTTCACGCAGGTTGGCAAAATCGTCCGACAGCTGTTCCCTTTTGACTGCATCCTCCGTCAGGGGTAACTTTGATTCAGACATGGCAGCTTCCTCCCTTGCGACTTAACGGCGTATAGTTGCTGGCATAAGCTGCTGGTGGAAACCTGGTTATGGGGGCTGGTATATTTTCTGTTAAACTTTCTGTTAGGTAAGCTTTAACCGAGTGAAACTCTGGCATATCATTAGATTTAGCCATGATGGATACTCCCAGTATCTGTTGTGGTTAGCTGTCTCTGAGTGTTGGTCCACTTAGGGGCAGCGCTTGGTTTATCTGCTGGTTCTCTTCTTTAAACACCTCCGCTGACGGGGAATTCACCTGTTAGTGATAGTACAAAACACCGGAAAAATCAGGCTGGGTTGGCATTTAATGTTTATGTCAATTACCCGCACTGTATTGATAACAGTACGGAAACATCAACCACATGAAATATAAGGATAAAAATAGGGGGTGATGACTTGTTACAGGCAGCAACAGTCAGGCAAACATAGTCGTATTGAGTATATGTCTGGAGCAGTTATGCTGAAAAATATCCATGCATAAAAAAAGGCGACCTGAGCCGCCTTAGTTTTTAGCTTAGTTATCAATTAATACAGCTATTAACTGTTTGCTTTTGCCTTTTCCAGGTTATTGAAGATGATCTTCATTTGCACGATGGAAATAACATTACTTACCAGCCAGTAAAGTACCAGGCCGGAAGGGAACCAGAAAAAGAATACGGTAAATACTACCGGCATATACTGCATCATTTTCTGCTGCATTGGATCCTGAATGGTCATCGGTTGCATTTTTTGCATGATAAACATACTGATCCCCATCAGGATTGGCAGCACGTAATAAGGATCTAAAGCTGACAGATCTTGAATCCACAGCATAAACGGCGCATGTCTTAATTCAATACTTTCTAAAAATACCCAGTAAAGTGCCAGGAAGATCGGCATTTGGATCAGCAGGGGTAAACAACCACCGGCCGGATTGACTTTTTCCTTACGGTATAACTCCATCATGGCCTGGGACATTTTTTGTCTGTCGTTGCCGAAACGTTCTTTTAACGAGGTCAGTTTCGGTTGCAGTTCACGCATTTTCGCCATCGAGGTGTATTGCGCTTTGGTCAGGGGATACATACCGCCTTTTACGATTAAGGTGATGATAATGATGGCGATACCCCAGTTGCCGACGCCGCCGAAGTTAAAGCTCAGACCCAGGGCTTCAAAGTCACCCGACTGGATAGTGGTCAGTAACCAGTAAAGCGGCTGGCTGATCATAAACAGGAAGCCGTAGTCTATGGTCAGATCCAGGTTTTCAGCGATCTTCTCCAGTACCCGTTGATCTTTAGGGCCGACATAGAAGGTGGCTGAGGTGCTTGCCTGGCTATTGGCGGCAATCGTGATCGCCGGTGCTTTAAAGCCGATCACGGCATCGCGGTTGCTGGAAAAGCTGGTATAAAGCTGGTTGTTATCCTCGGCGCCAGGCACCCAGGAGGAAACAAAGTAATGCTGCAGCATGGCAACCCAGCCGCCTTGGGTCGCTGTATTCAGGTTTTGATCTTCGATGTCGTCGAAGTCATATTTTTCATAGCGCTCTTCAGAAGTAGAGTAGGCTGCACCGCGGTAGGTAGGGATTAAAGCACTTGAGCCTTCGCCGTTGGCATTTTGTTTTAACTGGGCGTATAGCTGCACGCTGGCATTGGCGCTGCTGTTGTTGTTGATAATGTAGTCAACTTTGACGCTGTAATCATTTTTGTTAAAGGTAAAGCGTTTTGTGACCGCCAGGGCTTCGCTGCCGGCATAATTGAGATCGATCACCAGTTGCTCCTGATCGTCCAGGCGATAATCTGTAGTTGCCGTTTGATAAATAGGACGGCCGGGGATGATGCGGTCCAGGCCGTTGGCGCCGGTTAAACCGCTTTGGGCGATATATTTCTGAGGACCGTTTTGCATGATGGTAAAAGGAATACCATTGCCTTGCTCGGTTTCATACTTTAATAATTTTACTTCAACAATGTCGCCGCCGCGGGTATCGATTTTCATTTCAAATACATCGGTAGTGACAGTGATCAGCCGGGCAGTGGCCGGGGCTGCCTGAACTTGCGGCGCACCGCTGTCGGATGGCGGCACAAAGTCCTGTGTAGCTCCCTGAGATTCTTCAAAAGCCTGGCTTATTGCCGGTTCACTGGGGGCGGGCGCATTGTCCTGTTGCCATTGGGTAAACAGCAAATAAGTAACAACGAGCAATGCAATAAACAACAAATTGCGTTGGGATTCCATAATGTGTTATTTCTCTTTTTTTGAAGTTGGCACGGGATCATCACCCCCTGCGTTAAGTGGATGGCATTTTAATATACGTTTGCCTGCTAACCAACCGCCTTTTATCACACCAAAAGCATTTATTGCTTCAATGGCATAAGTGGAGCAGGTGGGATTAAAT
Protein-coding sequences here:
- the atpB gene encoding F0F1 ATP synthase subunit A, translated to MSAGAELTSQEYIKHHLANLTVGEGFWAVHLDTLGWSVFLGLLFLFIFRSVAKKATTGVPGKLQCAVELIVGFVDDSVKSTFHGKNPLIAPLALTIFVWVMLMNAMDWVPVDLLPALISFATGMDLADIYMKPVPTTDPNMTFALALGVFILVIYYSVKVKGLGGFIKELTTQPFGHWSLYPVNFILESVTMLARPLSLALRLFGNLYAGELIFLLIATIGLFQLPVHFLWAAFHLLVIPLQAFIFMMLTIVYLSLAHEDH
- the rsmG gene encoding 16S rRNA (guanine(527)-N(7))-methyltransferase RsmG, whose translation is MTLKAKLVSLISETPLEISEQQVDLLIQYVDLLVKWNKAYNLTSVRDPEEMLVKHILDSLMVGPQLHGKSFIDVGTGPGLPGIPLAILYPEYSFVLLDSLGKRITFLRQVVFQLKLTNVKPVLSRVEEYHPEIPFDGVLSRAFSSLNDMVSWCQHLIAVDTGRFFALKGQYPLEEIAALPDNIKLVTGSEIEVPHLVGERHLIELKKIS
- a CDS encoding ATP synthase subunit I, with protein sequence MTTSGRNDLVKPGRRLAYQQIGISIFLVVTCALVAYFCWGLSYAISALTGGAIGIIPNFIFAWKAFRFSGASVSKLVVESFYSGVKLKLVLTALLFALAFKFMIILPIPFFGTFCLVMVMPLLAPVFLKI
- the atpF gene encoding F0F1 ATP synthase subunit B; its protein translation is MNINMTLIGELIAFVVFVIFCMKFVWPPIMTAIEDRQKTIADGLAASDRAAKDLELAQEKATAQLKDAKSQAAGIIEAAKKRETQIVEEATVKAQAEKAKILAAGHAEIETERNQAKEELRQQVAVLAVAGAEKILERSIDAAAHSDILDKLVAEL
- the mnmG gene encoding tRNA uridine-5-carboxymethylaminomethyl(34) synthesis enzyme MnmG: MWYQESYDVIVVGGGHAGTEASLAAARMGCKTLLLTHNIDTLGQMSCNPAIGGIGKGHLVKEIDALGGLMATAIDHSAIQFRTLNASKGPAVRATRAQADRALYRAFVRQTLENQENLTIFQQPCDDLILENDQVIGVSTQMGLKFKGKTVVLTVGTFLAGQIHIGLNNYQGGRAGDPASVNLASSLRDMPFRMDRLKTGTPPRLDARTLDFSVMEEQPGDTPRPVFSFMGSHEDHPEQISCYITHTNEKTHDFIRQGMDRSPMYTGVIEGVGPRYCPSIEDKITRFADKDSHQIFVEPEGLTTHEIYPNGISTSLPFDVQMNLVRSIKGFENAHITRPGYAIEYDYFDPRDLKQTLESKFIHNLYFAGQINGTTGYEEAGAQGLLAATNAACRVKELDPFILGRDQAYMGVLIDDLSTLGTKEPYRMFTSRAEYRLLLREDNADIRLTEQGRKVGLVCDARWQRFNEKMEQIELERQRLKSIWVQKDHSAVEDLNPLLKNPVSRDTNLEDLLRRPEVRYDDLMKIEAFGPAIKDDQAAEQLEIQTKYAGYIERQIDEIAKKKRHEDTAIPADFDYSQISGLSNEVVAKLSDARPETIGKASRISGITPAAISLLLVYLKKHGLLRKSA
- a CDS encoding ParA family protein, translating into MGKIIAVANQKGGVGKTTTSVNLAASLAATKRKVLLIDLDPQGNATMGSGIDKYEVHASCYELLVEEKPFAEVVVKDTSGVYDLLAANADVTAAEIKLMEVFARELRLRNALAPVKDEYDYIIIDCPPSLNMLTVNAMAAADSVLVPMQCEYYALEGLTALMDTISKLAAVINADLHIEGILRTMYDPRNRLANDVSEQLKRHFGDKVYRTVIPRNVRLAEAPSFGAPAMYYDKSSTGAKAYLALAGEILRREEPSPKKVANATN
- a CDS encoding ParB/RepB/Spo0J family partition protein; protein product: MSPSKRRGLGRGLDALLTNEAPKPAEQPVVETVLEKSELQKLPIEQLQPGKYQPRKDMSPEALEELANSIRSQGIIQPIVVRALSEEAGSGEAQYEIIAGERRWRAALLAGIDMMPCLVKEVPDEAAVAIALIENIQREDLNAMEEAIALERLLTEFELTHQEVADAVGKSRTTVSNLLRLNNLNDEVKTLLEHGDIEMGHARALLALENDLQTTTARTVVAKELTVRETEALVKKVQEPEKPKEEKVKDPDTLALETNLSEKLGSQVSISHNRKGKGKLVISYTNLEELDGIVAKFS
- the atpE gene encoding F0F1 ATP synthase subunit C, with the translated sequence MLYIAVALLIGLGALGTAIGFGLLGGKFLESAARQPELAPQLQVKMFIVAGLIDAIAMIGVAIGLYMLFVLS